DNA from Petropleomorpha daqingensis:
GCGGACCAGCTCGGACTAGCGACCGGTGAACGTGGCCTTGCCCGGCCCGTTCTCGAGGAACGAGCGCATCCCGATCTTCTGGTCCTCGGTGTCGAACAGCTCGGCGAACAGCCGGCTCTCCAGCGCCAGCCCCTGGGCCAGCGGCAGGTCCAGCCCCTCGTCGATCGCCTGCTTGGCGGCGGCGAGGGCCAGCGGCGGTCCGGCGGCGAACTTCTTCGCCATGGCGACGGCGGTGGAGTAGACCTCGTCGTCCGGGACGACGGCGTCGGCCAGCCCGATCTCGAGCGCCTCCTCGGCGCCGACGTGCCGGCCGGTGAAGACGAGGTCCTTGGCGCGGGCCGGGCCGACCAGCCGGGCGAGGCGCTGGGTGCCGCCGGCGCCCGGGATGACGCCGAGCAGGATCTCGGGCTGGCCGATCTTGGCCCCGGCGCCGAGCACGCGGAAGTCCGCGCAGAGGGCGAGCTCGTAGCCGCCGCCGAGGGCGTAGCCGGTGACCGCGGCGATGACCGGCTTGGGGCAGCGCGCCACCTCGATGAAGGAGTACTGCAGCTCGCGGCCCCAGGCCACCATGCCGGCCCCGTCGAGCTGGCTCATCGCCTTGATGTCGGCGCCTGCGGCGAAGACCCGCTCGCCTCCGTACAGGACGACGGCGCGGACGTCGTCGCGCTTGCCGGCCTCCTGCGCGGCCCGCCGGACCTCCCAGTGCAGCTGCTCGTCGATCGCGTTCATCTTCGGCCGGTCGAGGCGGATCGTGCCCACCCCGTCCTCCACCTGCAGGGTCACGAACTCCGGCTCCGTCATGCCCTGCACCGTATCGCCGGGGTCAGGCCGCGCGTCGGGCGGCGAAGCGGCCATCGGTGCGGGTCAGCGCCAGCGGCACGCCGAAGGTGTCCGACAGGTTCGCCGCGGTCAGGACGTCGTCGGCCGCGCCCTGCGCCACGACCGCGCCCTCGCGCAGCAGAAGGGCGTGCGAGTAGCCGGGCGGGATCTCCTCGACGTGGTGGGTGACCAGCACCTGGGCCGGCGCGAAGTGGTAGTGCGCGAGGTCGGAGAGCCGCGAGACGAGGTCCTCACGGCCGCCGAGGTCGAGCCCGGCGCCGGGCTCGTCGAGCAGCAGCAGCTCGGGGTCGGGCATGAGCGCGCGGGCGATCTGGGCGCGCTTGCGCTCGCCCTCGCTGAGGGTGCCGAACGGCCGGTGGGCGAACTGCTCGACGCCCCACTGCTGCATGAGCATCCCGGCACGGGTCAGGTCGTGGACGTCGTAGCGCTCGCGCCAGCGCCCGACCACGGCGTACCCGGCGGAGACGACGACGTCGCCGGTCTTCTCGGCCGGCGCGATCCGCTGGGCGAGCGCCGCGCTGGTGAGGCCGATCCGCGGGCGCAGCTCGAAGACGTCGACCGCGCCGAGGGTCTCCCCCAGCAGCTCCACCACCCCGCGGGTGGGGTGCATCTGCGCGGCGGCCAGCTGCAGCAGCGTCGTCTTCCCGGCGCCGTTGGGGCCGAGCACCACCCAGCGGTGGTCGGCCTCCACCGTCCAGTCGACACCGCGGAGCAGGAAGGTCTCCCCCCGTACGACGTCGACTCCCTTCATGCGGACGACCGACTCGTACGACCCAGAACTCGACACGTGTCCATCCAACCAACCCGCGTCGCGCTGCCTGCGACGCGCCACGGCTCGGGAGAGGGCAGGATCACAGAGTGGACGCACTCCCCGCGGACGGGCCGACCGGACCGGTCACCTGGCCCGGGTCCCCCAGCCCGCTCGGCGCGCACTGGGACGGGACCGGGACCAACTTCGCGCTGTGGTCGGCCGGCGCCCAGGCCGTGGACCTGTGCCTGTTCGACGCCGACGGGACCGAGCACCGCCACCGGCTGCGGGAGAGCACCCACCAGGTCTGGCACGCCCGGCTGCCGGGGGTCGGCCCCGGGCAGCGCTACGGCTACCGCGTGCACGGCCCCTACGACCCGAGCCAGGGGCTGCGCTACAACCCGGCGAAGCTGCTGCTCGACCCGTACGCGCGGGCGGTCGACGGGCAGCTGACCCTCGACGGGTCGCTGTTCGGCTACCGCGGCGACAGCCCCGACGCGCGCACCCCCGACGACCGCGACTCGGCGCCGCACGTGCCCCGCGGCGTGGTCATCCACGACGACTTCCCGTGGGGCGGCGACCGGCCGCCGGCGACGTCCTGGGCCGACACCGTCATCTACGAGCTGCACGTCAAGGGCGCGACCATGCGCCACCCCGACGTCCCCCCGGCGCTGCGCGGCACCTACGCGGGGCTGGCCCACCCGGCGTTCGTCGAGCACCTGAGCACGCTCGGCGTCTCCGCCGTCGAGCTGCTGCCGGTGCACCACTTCGTCAGCGAGCCGCACCTGCTCAAGCGCGGGCTGACCAACTACTGGGGCTACAACACCCTCGGCTACTTCGCGCCGCACGCCGCCTACAGCTCCGCCGGCAGCGCGGGCGGGCAGGTCACCGAGTTCAAGGCGATGGTCAAGGCGCTGCACGCCGCGGGCATCGAGGTGATCCTCGACGTCGTCTACAACCACACCGCCGAGGGCGACCACAGCGGGCCGACCCTGTCGTTCAAGGGCATCGACAACCGCGCCTACTACCGGCTGCGCGGCGGCGACGGCTCGCGCTACACCGACTACACCGGCTGCGGGAACACCCTCGACGTCCGCCGTCCCGCGGTCCTGGCGCTGCTCATGGACTCGCTGCGGTACTGGGTCACCGAGATGCACGTCGACGGCTTCCGGTTCGACCTCGCCTCGGCGCTGGCCCGGTCGATGCACGACGTCGACCGGCTGTCGGCGTTCTTCGACGTCGTCCACCAGGACCCGGTGGTCAGCCAGGTGAAGCTGATCGCCGAGCCGTGGGACGTCGGCGAGGGCGGCTACCAGGTGGGCAACTTCCCGCCGCCGTGGACCGAGTGGAACGGCAAGTACCGCGACACCGTCCGCGACGTGTGGTCCGGCGCGCAGGTGGGCGTGCGCGACCTCGCCTACCGGCTCACCGGCTCCTCGGACCTGTACCGCTCCGACGGCCGCCGGCCCTTCGCCAGCGTCAACTTCGTCACCGCGCACGACGGCTTCACCCTCGCCGACCTCGTCACCTACCAGAAGAAGCGCAACGAGGCCAACGGCGAGGACAACCGGGACGGGGAGAGCCACAACCGGAACTGGAACTCCGGCGTCGAGGGGCCCACCGACGACCCCGCCGTCCTGGCCCTGCGCGCGCGGCAGGTGCGCAACCACCTGGCCACGCTGCTGCTGTCCACCGGCGTGCCGATGCTCACCGCGGGCGACGAGCTCGGCCGCACGCAGCTGGGCAACAACAACGCCTACTGCCAGGACAACGAGGTCTCCTGGATCGACTGGAAGGACGTCGACGAGGACCTGCTCGCCTTCGTCCAGCGGCTGGTCGCGCTGCGGCGGTCCTCGCCCGTGCTGCGCCAGGAGGCCTTCTTCGAGGGCCACGAGCTGCGGCAGACCGGCGGCACCCGCGACCTGGCCTGGTTCAACCCCGGCGGCGCGC
Protein-coding regions in this window:
- a CDS encoding enoyl-CoA hydratase/isomerase family protein, which produces MTEPEFVTLQVEDGVGTIRLDRPKMNAIDEQLHWEVRRAAQEAGKRDDVRAVVLYGGERVFAAGADIKAMSQLDGAGMVAWGRELQYSFIEVARCPKPVIAAVTGYALGGGYELALCADFRVLGAGAKIGQPEILLGVIPGAGGTQRLARLVGPARAKDLVFTGRHVGAEEALEIGLADAVVPDDEVYSTAVAMAKKFAAGPPLALAAAKQAIDEGLDLPLAQGLALESRLFAELFDTEDQKIGMRSFLENGPGKATFTGR
- a CDS encoding ABC transporter ATP-binding protein; this encodes MKGVDVVRGETFLLRGVDWTVEADHRWVVLGPNGAGKTTLLQLAAAQMHPTRGVVELLGETLGAVDVFELRPRIGLTSAALAQRIAPAEKTGDVVVSAGYAVVGRWRERYDVHDLTRAGMLMQQWGVEQFAHRPFGTLSEGERKRAQIARALMPDPELLLLDEPGAGLDLGGREDLVSRLSDLAHYHFAPAQVLVTHHVEEIPPGYSHALLLREGAVVAQGAADDVLTAANLSDTFGVPLALTRTDGRFAARRAA
- the glgX gene encoding glycogen debranching protein GlgX; this encodes MDALPADGPTGPVTWPGSPSPLGAHWDGTGTNFALWSAGAQAVDLCLFDADGTEHRHRLRESTHQVWHARLPGVGPGQRYGYRVHGPYDPSQGLRYNPAKLLLDPYARAVDGQLTLDGSLFGYRGDSPDARTPDDRDSAPHVPRGVVIHDDFPWGGDRPPATSWADTVIYELHVKGATMRHPDVPPALRGTYAGLAHPAFVEHLSTLGVSAVELLPVHHFVSEPHLLKRGLTNYWGYNTLGYFAPHAAYSSAGSAGGQVTEFKAMVKALHAAGIEVILDVVYNHTAEGDHSGPTLSFKGIDNRAYYRLRGGDGSRYTDYTGCGNTLDVRRPAVLALLMDSLRYWVTEMHVDGFRFDLASALARSMHDVDRLSAFFDVVHQDPVVSQVKLIAEPWDVGEGGYQVGNFPPPWTEWNGKYRDTVRDVWSGAQVGVRDLAYRLTGSSDLYRSDGRRPFASVNFVTAHDGFTLADLVTYQKKRNEANGEDNRDGESHNRNWNSGVEGPTDDPAVLALRARQVRNHLATLLLSTGVPMLTAGDELGRTQLGNNNAYCQDNEVSWIDWKDVDEDLLAFVQRLVALRRSSPVLRQEAFFEGHELRQTGGTRDLAWFNPGGAQLTTSDWFDTNLRTIGMYLDGRAIRHRDEFGRRIVDESYLAWLHAGAEKVTVTLPGPPWGDGYELALSTEYPTGVPPRPAVVAPGKVELPGRSVWLMRVLRRP